CGCATAAAGCTTGTCATTGGCAGCGGCAAACTCGGGCTTCACGCGGTCCCAGTCCGCATCCAGCTCTTCAGCGACAAGGGTCGTGAGGCCGGTCGTGGTGCCCTGCCCCATTTCGAAATGCTTGATGATCACGGTGACCATGCCGTCGGCGTCAATCCGGACGAACGGGTTGATGTCAGCGCTCAGGCTGCCGGCAGCCGCCAGCACACCGCGCGCGTTAAGGCCGATGAGGAGGGCGGCAGCACCGGCAGCCGAGCCTCTCAGGAAGCCGCGACGGGAAACACTGATATTCATGGCTTAGCCCTCCAGCTTTTCCGAGGCGAGCTTAACGGCCTCGTTGATGCGGACATAGGTGACGCAGCGGCAGGCGTTGCCGTCCATATAGTCGCGGATCTCGGCGTCACTGGGTTTCGGATTTTCCGACAGGAGCCCGATGGCCGACATGATCTGGCCGGACTGGCACCAGCCGCACTGCACCACGTCCTTTTCGCGCCACGCCGCCTGTACTGCCTCGGCAATCCGGCCTTTGGCACCTTCGATGGTGGTGATGTCGGTCTCTACGGCGTCCTCGACGAAGGTCTGGCAGGACCGGGACGGCGTGCCATCCAGATGCACGGTGCAGGCGCCGCAATAGGCAACCCCGCAGCCAAATTTGGTGCCCGTGAGCTTCATCTCGTCGCGCAGCACCCACAAAAGGGGCGTGCCGGGTTCGGCTTCAACGGTGCGCTTCTGACCATTGATCTTGAGTTCATATTGCATGGCTTTTCCTCTCTGTGACGCCGTTGGGTCATAGATGCGGCTCTGGGATGGGGGAGGGAGAAATCCTCGGCGCCAGTATTTCCCACAATCGCCCCGCCGTCTCGCACTTAGCGCGCCGGGGCCGGTAAACTTGTGGTGAGGGCGGGCCCGTGACCCGCATGCGCGCCGCGTCCGCATTGCTTCCGCACAAA
The Gimibacter soli DNA segment above includes these coding regions:
- a CDS encoding (2Fe-2S)-binding protein, with the protein product MQYELKINGQKRTVEAEPGTPLLWVLRDEMKLTGTKFGCGVAYCGACTVHLDGTPSRSCQTFVEDAVETDITTIEGAKGRIAEAVQAAWREKDVVQCGWCQSGQIMSAIGLLSENPKPSDAEIRDYMDGNACRCVTYVRINEAVKLASEKLEG